The nucleotide window CGAGTACCGCTCGATGTGCCGGATCACCTTTTCGCCGTCCGGGCCGTACTTCAGGAACACCTGGAGCACGACGTGCGGCTCGCCGAGTTGCTCGACGTCCTGAAAGACCTTCTGCTTCCCGCCGTCTTCGGTCTCGGTGTCGACGTGCTTGCCGGTGCGGTACCCGAGGATGAAACCCTCTTCGAGCAGCACCTTGGCGAGCGCGACCTTCAGCTTCGTGGCCGGCATTTCGACGAGCGGCCGCTCGATGCTGTTGGCGTTGCGGATGCGGGTCAGCATGTCCGCGATCGGGTCGGTCATCATGGCTGTGTTCCTCCCCTCTCGTGGTTACCAGGACGCCTTGCGCACGCCGGGGATGAGCCCGTCGCTGGCAAGCTTACGGAAGCAAATGCGGCAGCAGCCGAACTTGCGGTACACCGCGCGGGAGCGGCCGCAGAGCTGGCAGCGGCGCACGATCTTCACGAGCACGCGCCCGGGAAGAACCTTCTTCAGGTCGCGCTGGGCCTCCGGCTTTTTCAGCTCGGCCTTGTGCTTCGCAACCGCCACCAATTGGCGGCGGTGCTTCGCTTCTTTCGCGTTGGTTGACATCGCGTTGGTTTCTCGGTGCGGCGTTCCGCCTCGGGACCGGGGTTACACACCCCGGGGAGTCGGCCGTTCCACATACTTTTAAGGTAAAGTAGAAAGCGAAAGCCGAATCACCAAGTGACACAATGTGCCACCCGATCCCGACGTTCGCCTTTTACTTTTGATTTACTTGCTCTCGTCACGGAACGGCATGCCGAACTGGCGGAGCAATTCGCGGGCCTCGTCGTCGTTCTTGGTTGTGGTGACGAAGGTGATGTCCATCCCCTGGGTGAACGTCACCTTGTCCGGATCAATTTCGGGGAACACGAGCTGTTCCGTGAGCCCCATGCTGTAGTTGCCGTTCCCGTCGAAGCTCTTCGGGTTGATCCCGCGGAAGTCGCGGATACGGGGCAGGGCGAGGTTGATCAGGCGGTCCAGGAACTCGAACATCCGCTTGCCGCGGAGCGTGACCCGACAGCCGATCTCGTACCCCTCGCGGAGCCGGAAGCCGCTGACCGCCATCCGGGCCTTCGTGATCTGCGGGCGTTGGCCCGCGATCAGGGCCAGTTGTTCGGCCGCGATCTTCATCTTTTCCTTGTCCTGCAGCGCCTTACCGACGCCCATGTTCAGGACGATCTTCGAGAGCTTCGGGAGGCTCAACCGGTTCTCGCGGCCGAACTTCTTCGACAGTACCGGGACGATCTCCTTGTTGTACTTCTCAAGGAGGCGAGCGGTCACAGGGGCAGCAGTCGCGGTAGCCATCGTGAATCAAACCTCGTGCGACCTAATTGCGAGCCCATGCCAACGGGCTCGGTACGGGTCGGTGGTAATGGTCGTTAATCGAAAGGGCCGGTGGCCGGCGTGAGGAGCCACACCGTCGCACAGACAACGCACCGCGTCGGTCGCCGATTACGGCTTCGCGGCGGCGACCCGCGGCTTCTTCAGCACGCGGAGGCGTGTCTTGCTCTTTTTGGCGTACAGCTCTTTCGTGCCGTCCGGCAGCGAGCGAACGCCGACGCGGGTCGGGACGTTCAGCACCGGGTCGATGAGCATGACGTTCGAGACGTTGACCGGCATCTCCTTCGAGAGCCGGCCGCCCTGCGGGTTCTTGCGCGACGGCTTCAGGTGCCGGTACACGCGGTTCACGCCCTCGACGACCACCTTGTTCTCGGCGCGGAGCACGCGGATCACCTTGCCGCGGGTGCCCTTGTCGTCGCCGGCGATCACCTGAACAACGTCGTTCTTGCAGATGTACATAGCCGTGTTTCGTGTTTGGTGCCTGGTATCTTGTGTTCGGCGTCTCGTGTCACGTGCTGCGACTGCGTCCAGCGGGGCACAGGGCACCAAACACTCAACACGCTCCTCAAACGACCTCAGCCGCGAGGCTGAGGATCTTGTTGAACTTGGCCCGCAGCTCGCGGGGCACGGCCCCGAAGATGCGAGTGCCGCGCGGGTTGTTGTCGTTGTCCAACAGCACCAGCGCGTTGCGGTCGAAGCGGACGTAGCTGCCGTCCTCGCGGCGGGTCGCGACGCGGGTCCGGACCACGACGCCCTTGATCACGTCGCCCTGCTTCACGTCGCCGCCCGGCAGGGCCTTCTTCACGCTCGCACGCACGATGTCGCCCAGGTACGCGACGCGGCGCTTGCTGCCGCCGAGCACCTGGATGCACATCACTTCTTTCGCCCCGGTGTTGTCGGCAACATCGAGGTAGGTATACATCTGGATCATTGGCTCACCAGTGCGGAATGCGGAACGTGGAATGCGGAACGAAACCGAAGCGGGGCGTCAACACCGTGCTCCGAATTCCGCACCCCGCATTACTCACTTCTTCTCGTCTTTGCCCTTCGCCCCGGTGGGCACCGCGTCGGTCCCGGCGACCGCACCCTCGAGGTTCGAGAGGGTCCGGCTCGGCGCCCGCTTGACGACCTTTACCAGGGTCCACCGCTTCAGCTTCGACAGCGGGCGGCTCTCCTGGATCTCGATCGTATCGCCCAGGTGCGAATCGTTGTTCTCGTCGTGCACGTAGCACACGGTGCGGCGCTTCACGAACTTGCCGTACTTCGGGTGCCGCACGAGGCGCTCGACCTCGACCCGGCGGGTCTTGGCGGTCTTGTCCCGGGTCACAACGCCTTCGAGAATCCGGCGACCGGTCGTCTTGGCGGGAGCGGTCGCGGGCGTGTTCGGTTCGGCCATTACTTACCACTCCCCTTCGGGGCGTTCTTCTTGTTCGGGGCGCTGTCTTTCTTGCCCTCGGGCTTTGCGGCAACAGCAGGTGCCGCAACGGGGGCAGGGGCCGGCGCCACGGGCGGGGCGACGGGCAGCGTACCGCCCTTCGCAACATAGAACCGCTTCAGCCGGGCGACCTGGCGGTGCGCGATGCGCTTGCCCGGCAGCCCTTCCGCTTCCTTCTTCTGGAGCGAAACGATGCGGGTCGCGAGTTGCTCCGGCGGCAGGCCGCCGAGCTTCGCCAGCTCCTTCTCGCGCTGGAGGGTGCGGATGCGGGCGATGTCGCGCCGCGCCTTCCGGATCTCCGACGGCGTCTCCAGGCGGTCCGTGGCCGACTGGAAGCGGAGCTGGAACAGGTGCTTTTCGGTATCCTTCAGGGCGAGCGACAACTGGTC belongs to Gemmata obscuriglobus and includes:
- the rpsH gene encoding 30S ribosomal protein S8, whose translation is MMTDPIADMLTRIRNANSIERPLVEMPATKLKVALAKVLLEEGFILGYRTGKHVDTETEDGGKQKVFQDVEQLGEPHVVLQVFLKYGPDGEKVIRHIERYSKPGRRVYQGYKDVKRVLDGLGIAILSTSQGVMSDRQAKQKKVGGEILCTVW
- the rplE gene encoding 50S ribosomal protein L5; this encodes MATATAAPVTARLLEKYNKEIVPVLSKKFGRENRLSLPKLSKIVLNMGVGKALQDKEKMKIAAEQLALIAGQRPQITKARMAVSGFRLREGYEIGCRVTLRGKRMFEFLDRLINLALPRIRDFRGINPKSFDGNGNYSMGLTEQLVFPEIDPDKVTFTQGMDITFVTTTKNDDEARELLRQFGMPFRDESK
- the rplX gene encoding 50S ribosomal protein L24, with the protein product MYICKNDVVQVIAGDDKGTRGKVIRVLRAENKVVVEGVNRVYRHLKPSRKNPQGGRLSKEMPVNVSNVMLIDPVLNVPTRVGVRSLPDGTKELYAKKSKTRLRVLKKPRVAAAKP
- the rplN gene encoding 50S ribosomal protein L14 — translated: MIQMYTYLDVADNTGAKEVMCIQVLGGSKRRVAYLGDIVRASVKKALPGGDVKQGDVIKGVVVRTRVATRREDGSYVRFDRNALVLLDNDNNPRGTRIFGAVPRELRAKFNKILSLAAEVV
- the rpsQ gene encoding 30S ribosomal protein S17, producing MAEPNTPATAPAKTTGRRILEGVVTRDKTAKTRRVEVERLVRHPKYGKFVKRRTVCYVHDENNDSHLGDTIEIQESRPLSKLKRWTLVKVVKRAPSRTLSNLEGAVAGTDAVPTGAKGKDEKK
- the rpmC gene encoding 50S ribosomal protein L29, producing the protein MPNRMKEFRGMSDDQLSLALKDTEKHLFQLRFQSATDRLETPSEIRKARRDIARIRTLQREKELAKLGGLPPEQLATRIVSLQKKEAEGLPGKRIAHRQVARLKRFYVAKGGTLPVAPPVAPAPAPVAAPAVAAKPEGKKDSAPNKKNAPKGSGK